The proteins below are encoded in one region of Aquisphaera giovannonii:
- a CDS encoding transposase family protein — protein MLAGSSGPTSIAQWAALKKDLLASVLSMPHGVPSKDVFRGVMMALRSSASQARFAALLRSLRGAAAAEIGVERPTLAVDGKTLRRSHDRKGGLGALHSVTVRASE, from the coding sequence GTGCTCGCCGGGTCGTCGGGGCCGACCTCGATCGCCCAGTGGGCGGCGCTGAAGAAGGACCTGCTCGCGTCGGTCCTCTCGATGCCTCACGGGGTACCCTCCAAGGACGTCTTCCGTGGCGTGATGATGGCCCTTCGTTCGTCGGCGTCCCAGGCACGCTTCGCCGCCTTGCTGCGCTCGTTGCGAGGCGCGGCGGCGGCCGAGATCGGCGTCGAGCGGCCGACCCTGGCGGTCGACGGCAAGACCTTGCGGCGCAGCCACGACCGCAAGGGCGGCCTGGGGGCGCTGCATTCGGTGACCGTCCGGGCGAGCGAATAA
- a CDS encoding ISAs1 family transposase: MGQFACAEKSNEIAAIPELLRLVDVAGGVVTIDAMGCQRDMAAVVVAAKADYVFALKDNQPTLHHAVVDHLMGRWEAGFAGDRAGRDRTEEAGLGRREARTYIQLGNSERVDTRPSLYRA; the protein is encoded by the coding sequence CTGGGCCAGTTCGCCTGCGCCGAGAAGTCCAACGAGATCGCGGCGATCCCCGAGCTGCTCAGGCTGGTGGACGTCGCCGGCGGCGTGGTCACCATCGACGCGATGGGCTGCCAGAGGGATATGGCCGCTGTGGTCGTCGCCGCTAAGGCGGATTACGTGTTCGCGCTCAAGGATAATCAGCCGACGCTCCACCATGCGGTGGTCGACCACCTGATGGGCCGCTGGGAGGCGGGATTCGCCGGCGATCGGGCGGGCCGCGATCGCACCGAGGAGGCGGGCCTCGGCCGCCGCGAGGCGCGGACGTACATCCAGCTGGGAAATTCCGAGCGGGTCGATACGAGGCCATCGCTATATCGCGCCTGA
- a CDS encoding transposase family protein, which yields MASELRFGLDEILAFFQELEDTRSALNRKHPLATVVVVAVI from the coding sequence ATGGCGAGCGAGCTGCGGTTCGGGTTGGACGAGATCCTGGCGTTTTTCCAGGAGCTCGAGGACACGCGGTCGGCGCTCAATCGCAAGCATCCCCTGGCCACAGTGGTGGTCGTGGCGGTGATCTAG